A genomic window from Phocoena sinus isolate mPhoSin1 chromosome 20, mPhoSin1.pri, whole genome shotgun sequence includes:
- the LOC116745566 gene encoding keratin, type I cytoskeletal 13-like, whose protein sequence is MSCFLQNSSASYGGGSCKLGGGRSISSSSTRICSGGSAGGFGGGISCGFGGGVGSGLGGGFGGGLGGGSFGGCFGGGFGDFGGGYGGGLGVSLSGGDGGLLSGNEKITMQNLNSRLASYLEKVHTLEEANADLEVKIRDWHLKKSPTSPERDYSSYFKTIEDLRDKILAATIDNNRIILEIDNSRLAADDFRLKYENELALRQSVEADINGLRRVLDELTLMKTDLEMQIESLNEELAYLKKNHEEQMKELRNQVIGQVNVEMDATPGNDLSRVLAEMREQYEAMAEKNRRDAEEWFNSKSEELTKEVSSSTAIIQTSKTEITELRRTLQGLEIELQSQLSMKAGLENTLAETECRYALQLQQIQGFISSIEAQLSELRSEMECQNQEYKMLLDIKARLEQEIATYRSLLEGQDTK, encoded by the exons ATGAGCTGTTTCCTGCAGAATTCCTCCGCTAGCTATGGGGGTGGCTCCTGCAAGCTGGGAGGAGGTCGCAGTATCTCTAGCAGCTCAACCCGGATTTGCTCTGGGGGATCAGCTGGGGGCTTTGGGGGTGGCATAAGCTGCGGCTTTGGTGGAGGGGTTGGTAGTGGTTTGGGTGGAGGCTTTGGAGGTGGCCTTGGAGGTGGCAGCTTTGGTGGGTGTTTTGGTGGTGGCTTTGGTGACTTCGGTGGAGGATATGGTGGTGGCCTTGGCGTCAGCCTCAGTGGTGGCGATGGCGGCCTCCTCTCTGGCAACGAGAAGATCACCATGCAGAACCTCAACAGCCGCCTGGCCTCCTACCTGGAGAAGGTGCACACCCTGGAGGAGGCCAACGCTGACCTGGAGGTGAAGATCCGCGACTGGCATCTGAAGAAGAGCCCAACCAGCCCGGAGCGGGACTACAGCTCCTACTTCAAGACCATCGAGGACCTCCGGGACAAG ATCTTGGCGGCCACCATTGACAACAACCGGATCATTCTGGAGATTGACAACTCCAGGCTGGCTGCCGACGACTTCAGGCTCAA gTATGAGAACGAGCTGGCCCTGCGCCAGAGCGTGGAGGCCGACATCAACGGCCTACGCAGGGTGCTGGACGAACTGACCCTGATGAAGACCGACCTGGAGATGCAGATCGAGAGCCTGAACGAGGAGCTGGCCTACCTGAAGAAGAACCACGAGGAG cagatgaaggagctcAGAAACCAGGTGATCGGCCAGGTCAATGTGGAGATGGACGCCACCCCAGGCAATGACCTAAGCCGCGTGCTGGCGGAGATGAGGGAGCAGTACGAGGCCATGGCGGAGAAGAACCGCCGGGATGCCGAGGAATGGTTCAACAGCAAG AGTGAAGAGCTGACCAAGGAGGTGTCTTCCAGCACTGCCATTATCCAGACCAGTAAGACGGAGATCACGGAGCTCAGGCGTACGCTCCAGGGTCTGGAGATTGAGCTGCAGTCCCAGCTGAGCATG AAAGCCGGGCTGGAGAACACGCTGGCGGAGACCGAGTGCCGCTACGCCCTGCAGCTGCAGCAGATCCAGGGCTTCATCAGCAGCATCGAGGCCCAGCTGAGCGAGCTCCGCAGTGAGATGGAGTGCCAGAACCAGGAGTACAAGATGCTGCTGGATATCAAGGCACGGCTGGAGCAGGAGATCGCCACCTACCGCAGCCTGCTGGAGGGCCAGGACACCAAGTAG